One part of the Neoarius graeffei isolate fNeoGra1 chromosome 2, fNeoGra1.pri, whole genome shotgun sequence genome encodes these proteins:
- the prc1a gene encoding protein regulator of cytokinesis 1a isoform X2: MRKSELHAAESVACLNKALSRLKDIWEEIGIPEDQRMQRTEAVKMHIKNLLDMMIAEEEGLKKRLLNSIESCRKELGSLCDELQLPPFEEDDGLSMLQLEKEIRTRLKVMLKQKNQRVSELKSLIQQDRELCDILCDNPHSIDPDSVPSTEQLQNYHQHIASRNQEKERRYAEFVSIKRQIIAFMEDLEQMPETSFERDVVCEEEEEFCLSIENITALKVLLSQLENRKGEIEAVCLSYRGRIVELWERLAIPQEERETLTEHMQCSKKRNIDALRVEVERLEELKMNNIQTVIESLRAEIEILWEKCFYSLDQRQAFTAHHSDNFTEELLTMHEQEKQKLKQQYEQHRELYNGVTNWQRNWTHYQELEKKATDPARFHNRGGNLLREEKQRAELQKSLPKLEKSLKVQIEQWEVEHGSEFRVNGQHFMQYVEEQWNLHQLEKEKEKLERQMKKSKQTEEDMLYGTVLKTPTKRRLGGTPTPGKSRRLNSASSLVSSTPNTTLRSICQSSLMRPPLSANKTGLGLRTPARPRTPRGLERNKENLSQLPGALRTMTSSPYQNCSINSVASSYSEFARELSQASKSSCKAGVLNSTITR; the protein is encoded by the exons AATCTTCTGGACATGATGATAGCAGAGGAGGAGGGGCTGAAAAAGAGGTTGCTGAATAGTATCGAGTCCTGTCGAAAAGAGTTGGGTAGTTTGTGTGACGAGCTTCAACTCCCTCCGTTTGAG GAGGATGATGGCCTGAGTATGCTGCAGCTGGAGAAGGAGATTCGCACACGACTGAAGGTGATGCTGAAGCAGAAGAACCAACGCGTGAGTGAGCTGAAGAGTCTGATCCAGCAGGACCGTGAACTGTGCGATATCCTGTGTGATAACCCGCACTCCATCGATCCTGATAGTGTTCCCTCCACAGAGCAGCTGCAAAACTACCATCAGCACATTGCCAGCCGCAACCAGGAGAAG GAGCGCCGTTATGCTGAGTTCGTGTCCATCAAGCGTCAGATCATTGCGTTTATGGAAGATCTTGAGCAGATGCCGGAAACTAGCTTTGAGAGAGATGTGGtgtgtgaggaggaggaggagttctGCCTTTCGATAGAAAACATCACTGCCCTGAAAGTACTACTGAGCCAG TTGGAGAATCGGAAGGGAGAGATTGAGGCGGTGTGTCTGTCCTACCGTGGCCGTATAGTGGAGCTGTGGGAGAGATTGGCGATCCCCCAGGAAGAGAGAGAAACTCTTACTGAACACATGCAGTGCAGCAAAAAGAGGAACATTGATGCT CTGCGTGTTGAGGTGGAGCGCCTGGAGGAGCTGAAGATGAACAACATCCAGACTGTAATTGAGTCACTCAGAGCAGAAATAGAAATTCTCTGGGAGAAATGCTTTTACAGCCTGGACCAGAGACAAGCCTTTACTGCACATCACTCTG ATAATTTTACTGAGGAGCTTCTGACTATGCATGAACAAGAAAAGCAGAAGCTAAAGCAGCAATATGAGCAGCATAGAGAGCTTTATAATGGGGTGACTAACTGGCAGAGGAATTGGACACACTACCAGGAACTGGAG AAAAAGGCCACAGATCCAGCCCGCTTTCACAACAGAGGAGGCAACCTGCTACGGGAGGAGAAGCAAAGAGCAGAGCTTCAGAAGAGTCTGCCCAAG CTGGAGAAAAGTCTGAAGGTCCAGATTGAACAGTGGGAGGTGGAGCACGGCTCAGAGTTCCGGGTCAACGGGCAGCATTTCATGCAGTACGTGGAGGAGCAGTGGAACCTTCACCAACtggagaaagagaaggagaaacTTGAGCGG CAAATGAAAAAGAGCAAGCAGACAGAGGAGGACATGCTCTATGGTACAGTACTCAAAACGCCCACCAAGAGAAGACTAGGTGGTACACCCACACCTGGAAAATCACGCAGG CTGAATTCTGCCTCCAGTCTCGTGAGCTCTACACCCAACACCACCTTGCGCTCCATCTGCCAGTCTTCACTCATGAGACCGCCTCTCTCTGCCAACAAG ACTGGCTTAGGTTTGCGTACGCCTGCTCGTCCTCGAACCCCTCGCGGCCTGGAGAGGAATAAGGAAAACCTTTCTCAGCTGCCTGGTGCACTGCGCACCATGACTTCCAGCCCATACCAAAACTGCTCCATCAACTCTGTCGCCAGCTCCTACTCAGAGTTTGCG CGAGAACTCTCACAAGCTTCAAAGTCCAGCTGCAAGGCTGGAGTTCTGAACTCCACCATCACGCGCTAA
- the prc1a gene encoding protein regulator of cytokinesis 1a isoform X1, with product MRKSELHAAESVACLNKALSRLKDIWEEIGIPEDQRMQRTEAVKMHIKNLLDMMIAEEEGLKKRLLNSIESCRKELGSLCDELQLPPFEEDDGLSMLQLEKEIRTRLKVMLKQKNQRVSELKSLIQQDRELCDILCDNPHSIDPDSVPSTEQLQNYHQHIASRNQEKERRYAEFVSIKRQIIAFMEDLEQMPETSFERDVVCEEEEEFCLSIENITALKVLLSQLENRKGEIEAVCLSYRGRIVELWERLAIPQEERETLTEHMQCSKKRNIDALRVEVERLEELKMNNIQTVIESLRAEIEILWEKCFYSLDQRQAFTAHHSDNFTEELLTMHEQEKQKLKQQYEQHRELYNGVTNWQRNWTHYQELEKKATDPARFHNRGGNLLREEKQRAELQKSLPKLEKSLKVQIEQWEVEHGSEFRVNGQHFMQYVEEQWNLHQLEKEKEKLERQMKKSKQTEEDMLYGTVLKTPTKRRLGGTPTPGKSRRLNSASSLVSSTPNTTLRSICQSSLMRPPLSANKTGLGLRTPARPRTPRGLERNKENLSQLPGALRTMTSSPYQNCSINSVASSYSEFARDCVNTESTAISSENSHKLQSPAARLEF from the exons AATCTTCTGGACATGATGATAGCAGAGGAGGAGGGGCTGAAAAAGAGGTTGCTGAATAGTATCGAGTCCTGTCGAAAAGAGTTGGGTAGTTTGTGTGACGAGCTTCAACTCCCTCCGTTTGAG GAGGATGATGGCCTGAGTATGCTGCAGCTGGAGAAGGAGATTCGCACACGACTGAAGGTGATGCTGAAGCAGAAGAACCAACGCGTGAGTGAGCTGAAGAGTCTGATCCAGCAGGACCGTGAACTGTGCGATATCCTGTGTGATAACCCGCACTCCATCGATCCTGATAGTGTTCCCTCCACAGAGCAGCTGCAAAACTACCATCAGCACATTGCCAGCCGCAACCAGGAGAAG GAGCGCCGTTATGCTGAGTTCGTGTCCATCAAGCGTCAGATCATTGCGTTTATGGAAGATCTTGAGCAGATGCCGGAAACTAGCTTTGAGAGAGATGTGGtgtgtgaggaggaggaggagttctGCCTTTCGATAGAAAACATCACTGCCCTGAAAGTACTACTGAGCCAG TTGGAGAATCGGAAGGGAGAGATTGAGGCGGTGTGTCTGTCCTACCGTGGCCGTATAGTGGAGCTGTGGGAGAGATTGGCGATCCCCCAGGAAGAGAGAGAAACTCTTACTGAACACATGCAGTGCAGCAAAAAGAGGAACATTGATGCT CTGCGTGTTGAGGTGGAGCGCCTGGAGGAGCTGAAGATGAACAACATCCAGACTGTAATTGAGTCACTCAGAGCAGAAATAGAAATTCTCTGGGAGAAATGCTTTTACAGCCTGGACCAGAGACAAGCCTTTACTGCACATCACTCTG ATAATTTTACTGAGGAGCTTCTGACTATGCATGAACAAGAAAAGCAGAAGCTAAAGCAGCAATATGAGCAGCATAGAGAGCTTTATAATGGGGTGACTAACTGGCAGAGGAATTGGACACACTACCAGGAACTGGAG AAAAAGGCCACAGATCCAGCCCGCTTTCACAACAGAGGAGGCAACCTGCTACGGGAGGAGAAGCAAAGAGCAGAGCTTCAGAAGAGTCTGCCCAAG CTGGAGAAAAGTCTGAAGGTCCAGATTGAACAGTGGGAGGTGGAGCACGGCTCAGAGTTCCGGGTCAACGGGCAGCATTTCATGCAGTACGTGGAGGAGCAGTGGAACCTTCACCAACtggagaaagagaaggagaaacTTGAGCGG CAAATGAAAAAGAGCAAGCAGACAGAGGAGGACATGCTCTATGGTACAGTACTCAAAACGCCCACCAAGAGAAGACTAGGTGGTACACCCACACCTGGAAAATCACGCAGG CTGAATTCTGCCTCCAGTCTCGTGAGCTCTACACCCAACACCACCTTGCGCTCCATCTGCCAGTCTTCACTCATGAGACCGCCTCTCTCTGCCAACAAG ACTGGCTTAGGTTTGCGTACGCCTGCTCGTCCTCGAACCCCTCGCGGCCTGGAGAGGAATAAGGAAAACCTTTCTCAGCTGCCTGGTGCACTGCGCACCATGACTTCCAGCCCATACCAAAACTGCTCCATCAACTCTGTCGCCAGCTCCTACTCAGAGTTTGCG AGGGATTGTGTCAACACTGAATCCACAGCCATCTCCAG CGAGAACTCTCACAAGCTTCAAAGTCCAGCTGCAAGGCTGGAGTTCTGA